The Cognaticolwellia beringensis genome segment CGGTAGTTTTTGCGTTAATTGTACAGCTATCATGTTTGGCAATGGGGCTTTATGACTCAAAACTTAGAGAAAACTTGCGCGGAGTATTCAGACGATTACTGGTGTCGGTAGCTATCGGCTTTTTCATCGTTTCATTACTAAACCCTATTTATGGCTCAGGCGCATTAGCTATTGAGTTACTGGCTACGGCATCTTTAATTAGTTTGTTTATGGTGAGTGGTGTTCGGTATATTACCCTTCAAATAGATTTTTTTGGTTTAAATAAACGTAATATTCTAGTATTAGGCGCAGGAGAGCGCGCCTCAATTATAGAAAAACGCATGCGACGTGATGTCGACCGACAAGGCTTTTTCATGCACGGCTTTGTTGTTATGAACGGCGATGCCGACCATGGCATAGTTAACGAAAATAGAATCACTTTAGACAGTTCTTTAGTCAATTACGCATTAGAACACCAAATTGACGAAATTGTGGTCGCTAACGATGAGCGTCGCGAAAATCTTCCTGTTGACGAACTTTTTGCCTGTAAAATTCGGGGAGTTGAAATAACTGAAATTCTCGACTTTATTGAGCGTGAAACGGGTCAAATTGCGGTAAATTTAATTTACCCAAGCTGGGTGATATATTCAAATGGTTTTGCTTCATCTAACCATTTGCGGAATACCTTAGATTGGGTGTTTAATGCTACTATGGGGTTTTTCTTATTTCTCGTTACATGGCCTGTAATGCTGATCACCGCGCTTT includes the following:
- a CDS encoding TIGR03013 family XrtA/PEP-CTERM system glycosyltransferase — protein: MSSPKFRDLSAGSKSLVLIEFVCFAGALLLSLYFNSFLHFVEHDTQAIALNVLFIHAVVFALIVQLSCLAMGLYDSKLRENLRGVFRRLLVSVAIGFFIVSLLNPIYGSGALAIELLATASLISLFMVSGVRYITLQIDFFGLNKRNILVLGAGERASIIEKRMRRDVDRQGFFMHGFVVMNGDADHGIVNENRITLDSSLVNYALEHQIDEIVVANDERRENLPVDELFACKIRGVEITEILDFIERETGQIAVNLIYPSWVIYSNGFASSNHLRNTLDWVFNATMGFFLFLVTWPVMLITALLIKLEDGLKAPIFYSQERVGLDGQAFNIIKFRSMRIDAEKNGAQMASKNDDRTTRIGKAIRKYRIDELPQIYNVMLGDMGFVGPRPERPEFVQQLIKNIPYFNERHNVKPGLTGWAQLKYPYGATEKDSLEKLKYDLYYIKHRSFMLDLLILIRTVEIVLFGKGR